A genome region from Staphylococcus capitis subsp. capitis includes the following:
- a CDS encoding phytoene/squalene synthase family protein: MTSNEKNFKYCHQIMKEHSKSFSYAFDYLPENERKAVWAIYAVCRIIDDSIDVHENPQILKNIHDDIITIEKNHDVENYEFKSNQMIMEALYTVSQNFTIEYQSFYNLIQTVYEDQDFEMFETDDELLNYCYGVAGTVGEVLTPVLAEQPNEETYRIARKLGEALQITNILRDVGEDFENDRIYFSKSSLSRFDVSIENDFNNGVSQQYIDLWEHHAKLAQEDYDIALSNLGVFNKEAQPIIELASIIYRGILDEVRKASYTLHRRVYVSKLDKVKMYKTIKKKYHL, encoded by the coding sequence ATGACATCGAATGAAAAAAACTTTAAATACTGCCATCAAATTATGAAAGAACATTCTAAAAGTTTTTCTTATGCTTTTGATTATTTACCTGAAAATGAACGCAAAGCAGTATGGGCGATTTATGCAGTATGTCGAATTATAGATGACAGTATTGACGTACATGAAAATCCTCAAATACTTAAAAATATACACGACGATATTATAACTATCGAGAAAAATCATGACGTTGAAAACTACGAATTTAAAAGCAATCAAATGATTATGGAAGCTTTGTATACAGTTTCCCAAAATTTCACAATTGAATATCAATCTTTTTATAATCTCATTCAAACTGTATATGAAGATCAGGATTTTGAGATGTTTGAAACTGATGATGAATTATTAAACTATTGCTATGGCGTAGCAGGTACAGTGGGAGAAGTATTAACTCCTGTACTAGCAGAGCAACCTAACGAAGAAACGTATCGAATCGCGCGTAAACTAGGAGAAGCACTCCAAATAACCAATATTTTAAGAGACGTAGGTGAAGATTTTGAGAATGACAGAATTTACTTTAGTAAGTCGAGTTTGTCTCGATTTGATGTCTCTATTGAAAATGATTTTAACAATGGAGTGTCACAGCAATATATTGATTTATGGGAGCATCATGCGAAACTAGCTCAAGAAGACTATGATATTGCACTATCAAATCTTGGTGTTTTCAATAAAGAAGCGCAACCAATTATTGAATTAGCTTCAATTATTTACCGTGGCATATTAGATGAAGTGAGAAAAGCTTCCTATACATTACATCGTCGTGTCTACGTTTCTAAATTAGATAAGGTAAAAATGTATAAAACAATAAAAAAGAAATATCATTTATAG